The Klebsiella quasivariicola region GTCACCCGGCCCGCCGGCAGCGCGTTTCGCCCGCTGGTGGAGACCATCGCCGCTATCGGGCAGACCTTTCCGCCGGTGGCGGTGCTGGCGATGGCGGTGCCGGTGCTGGGATTTGGCTGGCTGCCGGCGCTGATTGCCCTTGCGCTGTATGGCATACTGCCGGTGTTGCAGGGGACGCTGGCCGGGCTGGGGTCGATACCGTCGGGGGTGACAGGGGTGGCCGAAGGGATGGGAATGACCGGCTGGCAGCGTCTGTATAAGGTGGAGCTACCACTGGCGGCCCCGGTGATACTGGCGGGGATCCGCACCTCGGTCATCGTCAATATTGGTACCGCGACCATTGCCTCGACGGTGGGGGCCAGTACGCTCGGGACGCCGATCATCATCGGCCTGAGCGGCTTTAATACCGCCTATATTGTACAGGGGGCGCTGCTGGTGGCGCTGGCGGCGATTATCGTCGACCGCGCGTTTGAGCGTCTGACCCGCTGGATCAGCCGACACCGCCACGCACAATAAAGGAATAGCCGGCCAGCATCACGCCGCTGATCCCGCCGATGGCCATAAGTAAGAAGAGGGTGACGACCGCGATTTTCGCTGGCTTCATAATAGGCTCCTGATGTTAACAGGGGGATTATACGGTGAAGCACAGGTGTTAATGAAACATTAATTGCGGTTTAGCGCGCCGCGCCGGGGTTTTTGCCGCGTTTACTGCGCAACGCGCCGGAAAAAAGTGTGATCCTGTCCGTCATTTTTCATTTTTATGCAGGGCTTCAAAGAAAGTTTTCGCCAGTCAGGGTATGGTACGCGCTTTCAGGAATGTGTGGTTTGCGGGTATGTACGAGTTTGATCTGGTGTTGCTGCTGCTTCAGCAGATGTGCGTATTTTTGGTCATCGCGTGGTTGATGAGCAAAACCCGACTGTTTATCCCCCTGATGCAAGTCACCGTCCGCCTGCCGCACAAGCTGCTGTGCTACGTCACCTTCTCCATTTTCTGCATTATGGGGACCTATTTCGGTCTGCATATCGAAGACTCCATCGCCAACACCCGCGCCATTGGCGCCGTGATGGGGGGCCTGCTCGGCGGCCCGGTGGTCGGGGGGCTGGTGGGGCTGACCGGCGGTCTGCACCGCTACTCGCTGGGGGGAATGACCGCCTTAAGCTGCATGATCTCCACCATCGTCGAGGGGCTGCTGGGCGGGCTGGTGCACAGCGTGCTGGTCAAACGCGGCCGGCCGGACAAAGTCTTTAGCCCGCTGACCGCCGGGGTGGTCACCTTTGTGGCCGAGCTGGTGCAGATGATGATCATTCTGCTGATTGCCCGCCCGTTCCAGGACGCCCTGCATCTGGTGCAGAGCATTGCCGCGCCGATGATGGTCACCAACACCGTCGGCGCGGCGCTGTTTATGCGCATTCTGCTGGATAAACGGGCGATGTTCGAGAAGTACACCTCCGCCTTTTCCGCCACCGCGCTGAAGGTGGCGGCATCGACGGAGGGGATCCTGCGCCAGGGATTCAACGAAGAGAACAGCATGAAGGTAGCCCAGGTGCTGATCCAGGAGCTGGATATTGGCGCGGTGGCGATCACCGATCGCGACAAGCTGCTGGCGTTTACCGGCATCGGCGACGATCACCATCTGCCGGGCAAGCCTATCTCCTCCTCGTATACGCAACGGGCGATTGAAACCGGGGAGGTGGTCTACGCCGACGGCAACGAAGTGCCTTACCGCTGCTCGATTCATCCGCACTGTAAGCTGGGGTCGACGCTGGTGATCCCCCTGCGCGGTGAGAACCAGCGGGTGATAGGCACCATTAAACTGTATGAGGCGAAAAATCGCCTGTTCAGTTCGATTAACCGCACCCTCGGGGAGGGGATTGCCCAGCTGCTGTCGGCGCAAATCCTCGCCGGACAGTACGAGCGGCAGAAGGCGCTGCTGACGCAATCTGAAATCAAGCTCCTGCACGCCCAGGTCAACCCACACTTCCTGTTTAACGCGCTTAACACCCTGAAGGCGGTGATCCGCCGCGACAGCGATCAGGCCGGCCAGCTGGTGCAGTATCTGTCGACCTTCTTTCGCAAGAACCTGAAACGGCCGACGGAAATTGTCACTCTCGCCGATGAGATCGAGCATGTTAACGCCTATCTGCAGATTGAGAAGGCCCGCTTTCAGGCTAACCTGCAGATCCAGATGGCGGTGCCCGAGGGGCTGGCGCATCACCAGCTGCCCGCTTTCACCCTGCAGCCGATCGTGGAAAACGCCATTAAGCATGGTACTTCGCAACATCTTGGCGTCGGCGAAATTACCATTCGCGCCAGCCAGGACGATCGCTGGCTGCAGCTGGATATCGAAGATAACGCCGGGCTGTACCGGGCTAACCCCCAGGCCAGCGGGCTGGGGATGAATCTGGTGGACAGGCGGCTGCGGGCGCGATTTGGCGCCGACTGCGGCATCAGCGTTACCTGCGAGCCGGAGCGCTTTACCCGTGTCACCCTACGTCTGCCCCTGGAGGAGAATGCATGCTGAGAGTATTGATCGTCGACGATGAGCCGCTGGCGCGGGAAAACCTGCGTATTTTGCTGGAGACTCAGCGCGATATCGAGATCGTCGGCGAGTGCGGTAACGCGGTGGAGGCCATTGGCGTAGTCCATAAGCTGCGTCCTGACGTGCTGTTTCTCGACATCCAGATGCCGCGCATCAGCGGTCTGGAGATGGTCGGGATGCTCGACCCGGAGCATCGCCCCTATATCGTGTTTCTCACCGCTTTTGATGAGTACGCGGTGAAAGCCTTTGAGGAGCACGCTTTTGACTATCTGCTCAAGCCGATTGAGGCCGCGCGGCTGGAGAAAACCCTCGCCCGCCTGCGCCAGGAGCGTAATTTGCAGGATGTGTCGCTGCTGGATGATGCTCAGCAGACGCTGAAATACATACCCTGTACCGGCCACAGCCGTATCTGGCTGCTGCAGATGGAGGATGTGGCCTTCGTCAGCAGCCGGATGAGTGGGATCTATGTGACCGACCGCGAGGGAAAAGAGGGCTTTACCGAACTGACCTTGCGCACCCTCGAGAGCCGTACGCCGCTGCTGCGCTGCCATCGCCAGTATCTGGTGAATATGGCGCACCTGAAGGAGATTCGCCTGGAAGAGAATGGCCAGGCGGAGCTGCTGATGCGCGCCGGGCAAACGGTGCCGGTGAGCCGGCGCTATTTAAAAAGCCTGAAAGAAGCGATTGGCCTGTAAAACTGCTACACTGCGCCCCATTGCAACATCGACAGTAAAAGGCACTCATGCTCAGTAATGATATTCTTCGTAGCCTGCGCTACACCCTGAAAGCCAATAATAACGATATGGTGCGCATTCTTGCGCTTGCCGATATGGAATCCACCGCCGCCAGCGTCGATACCTGGATGACGAAAGAGGATGAAGAGGGTTTTGTCCGCTGCCCGGATATTATCCTGTCGGGTTTCCTCAACGGCCTTATCTACGATAAGCGCGGCAAAGATGATTCGGCGCCGGAGCTGGCGCTGGAGCGCCGGGTGAACAACAACACGGTGCTGAAAAAGCTGCGGATCGCCTTCTCGCTGAAAACGGATGATATTCAGGCGATCA contains the following coding sequences:
- a CDS encoding ABC transporter permease, with the protein product MKALREPLWWLIALFIGLLVGLPYSAPLFSRLFPELPRPVYQQESFWALTLDHGWLVVASSLAATAVGLGAGVAVTRPAGSAFRPLVETIAAIGQTFPPVAVLAMAVPVLGFGWLPALIALALYGILPVLQGTLAGLGSIPSGVTGVAEGMGMTGWQRLYKVELPLAAPVILAGIRTSVIVNIGTATIASTVGASTLGTPIIIGLSGFNTAYIVQGALLVALAAIIVDRAFERLTRWISRHRHAQ
- a CDS encoding protein YohO, translated to MKPAKIAVVTLFLLMAIGGISGVMLAGYSFIVRGGVG
- a CDS encoding sensor histidine kinase, whose protein sequence is MYEFDLVLLLLQQMCVFLVIAWLMSKTRLFIPLMQVTVRLPHKLLCYVTFSIFCIMGTYFGLHIEDSIANTRAIGAVMGGLLGGPVVGGLVGLTGGLHRYSLGGMTALSCMISTIVEGLLGGLVHSVLVKRGRPDKVFSPLTAGVVTFVAELVQMMIILLIARPFQDALHLVQSIAAPMMVTNTVGAALFMRILLDKRAMFEKYTSAFSATALKVAASTEGILRQGFNEENSMKVAQVLIQELDIGAVAITDRDKLLAFTGIGDDHHLPGKPISSSYTQRAIETGEVVYADGNEVPYRCSIHPHCKLGSTLVIPLRGENQRVIGTIKLYEAKNRLFSSINRTLGEGIAQLLSAQILAGQYERQKALLTQSEIKLLHAQVNPHFLFNALNTLKAVIRRDSDQAGQLVQYLSTFFRKNLKRPTEIVTLADEIEHVNAYLQIEKARFQANLQIQMAVPEGLAHHQLPAFTLQPIVENAIKHGTSQHLGVGEITIRASQDDRWLQLDIEDNAGLYRANPQASGLGMNLVDRRLRARFGADCGISVTCEPERFTRVTLRLPLEENAC
- the btsR gene encoding two-component system response regulator BtsR, producing MLRVLIVDDEPLARENLRILLETQRDIEIVGECGNAVEAIGVVHKLRPDVLFLDIQMPRISGLEMVGMLDPEHRPYIVFLTAFDEYAVKAFEEHAFDYLLKPIEAARLEKTLARLRQERNLQDVSLLDDAQQTLKYIPCTGHSRIWLLQMEDVAFVSSRMSGIYVTDREGKEGFTELTLRTLESRTPLLRCHRQYLVNMAHLKEIRLEENGQAELLMRAGQTVPVSRRYLKSLKEAIGL
- a CDS encoding DUF1456 family protein, which encodes MLSNDILRSLRYTLKANNNDMVRILALADMESTAASVDTWMTKEDEEGFVRCPDIILSGFLNGLIYDKRGKDDSAPELALERRVNNNTVLKKLRIAFSLKTDDIQAIMSEQKYRVSVPEITAMMRAPEHKNYRECGDQFLRNFLRGLTHRVHHPKP